The Natronocella acetinitrilica genome has a segment encoding these proteins:
- a CDS encoding response regulator, with translation MAGLSPNLHELNILLAEPSSTQRRIIIQHLREAGVTHIDDAATVDDAITRARINPPDLVASAMYFDDRTGTDLLVELRRDPRLGDVPFMLVSSERHPHNLEGIRQSGVMAILPKPFRAHELRLALDNTLSYLEPRRLELDHADVEDVRVLIVDDSALSRRFLRNTLGQMGVEQLVEADNGASAVERLQEQSFDLVVTDYNMPEMDGERLVEYIRNHGSDPTVPVLMVTCERDSARLGSIRQSGVSALCDKPFDMDTVRGILHRLLN, from the coding sequence ATGGCAGGTCTCTCTCCCAATCTGCACGAGCTGAATATCCTGCTCGCAGAACCCTCCTCCACCCAGCGCAGGATCATCATCCAGCATCTGAGGGAAGCAGGCGTCACGCATATTGATGACGCTGCCACCGTGGATGACGCCATCACCAGGGCGCGGATCAATCCGCCGGACCTGGTGGCAAGCGCCATGTACTTCGACGATCGAACCGGTACGGACCTGCTGGTCGAGCTGCGACGCGATCCCCGGCTCGGTGACGTGCCGTTCATGCTGGTCTCCAGCGAGCGCCACCCCCACAACCTGGAAGGGATCCGCCAGTCCGGCGTGATGGCCATTCTGCCAAAGCCATTCCGGGCCCACGAGCTGCGCCTAGCCCTGGACAACACCCTCAGCTATCTGGAGCCAAGGCGGCTAGAGCTGGACCACGCCGATGTCGAGGATGTCCGGGTACTCATTGTCGACGACAGCGCCCTGTCACGGCGTTTTCTGCGCAACACCCTGGGGCAGATGGGCGTCGAGCAACTGGTGGAGGCCGACAACGGTGCCTCAGCGGTGGAACGGCTGCAGGAACAAAGCTTTGATCTGGTGGTCACCGATTACAACATGCCCGAAATGGACGGCGAGCGCCTGGTGGAGTACATCCGCAACCACGGCTCCGACCCCACCGTCCCCGTTCTGATGGTGACCTGCGAGCGTGACAGCGCCCGCCTGGGTTCTATTCGACAATCCGGCGTCTCGGCGCTGTGCGACAAGCCCTTTGATATGGACACGGTGCGCGGCATCTTGCACCGCCTACTC